A stretch of the Teredinibacter haidensis genome encodes the following:
- the ftsH gene encoding ATP-dependent zinc metalloprotease FtsH: protein MEQKHKLNMGYVIVAFWVIILFQQFIGHTASQVELSYSQFEAYLENGWLDEIVIDDNRIRGTFKEPQEGKDHFVTLRVDPALVDTLEKYEVEYSGAPKGGLLSTLIGWVAPALVFFAVWFLLFRKFADKQGMGGMMNIGKSKAKVLVEKDTGVTFADVAGVDEAKEELVEVVDFLNTPERYATLGAHVPKGVLLVGPPGTGKTLIAKAVAGEAGVPFFYISGSEFIEMFVGVGAARVRDLFEQAKQHAPAIIFIDELDALGRARGAGPMSGGHDEREQTLNQLLTELDGFNPSEGVIILAATNRPEILDPALLRAGRFDRQVLVDRPDKQGREQILQVHLAKIQHEERLNISAVAALTTGFSGADLANLVNEAALLATRRNAASVTMDDFVSAIERTIAGLEKKNRLIHPHEKLVVAHHEMGHALVGMALNPEQPIQKVSIIPRGIGALGYTIQRPSEDRFLMSQNDLQNRIAMLLGGRAAEQLIFQEVTTGASDDLAKATDIAKAMVTQYGMSGDIGMLSLEQRNPNFLQQGSMQADYGVEMATRVVDGMNGILKEAFELATGILTENQSLLEEAAKDLLTNETLGESELNTYKTKVQMPAQFEEAAFSAYHREGA from the coding sequence GTGGAGCAAAAACACAAATTAAATATGGGGTATGTGATTGTCGCTTTTTGGGTGATCATACTTTTTCAACAGTTTATCGGCCATACCGCCAGTCAAGTTGAACTCAGCTACAGCCAATTTGAGGCGTATTTAGAAAATGGTTGGCTGGATGAAATTGTCATCGATGACAATAGGATTCGGGGTACCTTTAAAGAACCTCAAGAAGGCAAAGACCATTTTGTCACCTTGCGTGTGGATCCTGCGCTCGTCGATACCTTAGAAAAATACGAAGTAGAGTATTCAGGCGCTCCCAAAGGTGGTTTGCTTTCAACATTGATTGGATGGGTAGCCCCTGCGCTAGTATTTTTTGCCGTGTGGTTTTTATTGTTCCGAAAATTTGCCGATAAGCAAGGCATGGGCGGCATGATGAATATCGGTAAATCCAAAGCCAAAGTGTTGGTGGAGAAAGATACCGGTGTGACGTTTGCGGATGTTGCGGGTGTGGATGAGGCAAAGGAAGAGCTGGTTGAAGTGGTGGACTTTTTGAATACGCCCGAACGGTATGCAACGTTGGGGGCGCATGTGCCCAAAGGTGTATTACTGGTGGGGCCGCCGGGAACAGGCAAAACACTTATCGCAAAAGCCGTTGCCGGCGAGGCAGGCGTGCCTTTTTTCTATATCAGTGGTTCAGAATTTATTGAGATGTTTGTCGGTGTTGGTGCGGCGCGCGTACGTGACCTATTTGAGCAAGCCAAACAGCATGCCCCCGCCATTATTTTTATCGATGAACTCGATGCGCTGGGACGGGCGCGTGGTGCAGGCCCCATGTCCGGAGGTCACGATGAACGGGAACAGACTCTGAATCAATTGCTGACCGAACTCGATGGGTTTAATCCTTCGGAGGGGGTTATTATTCTCGCCGCGACTAACCGTCCGGAAATTCTCGATCCAGCACTGTTGCGAGCTGGGCGTTTTGATCGGCAGGTTCTGGTGGATCGTCCAGACAAACAGGGACGGGAGCAAATCCTGCAGGTGCATCTTGCCAAGATTCAGCATGAAGAACGATTAAATATTTCAGCGGTTGCTGCCCTGACGACCGGGTTCAGTGGCGCGGACCTGGCGAATTTAGTGAACGAAGCGGCACTGCTTGCCACTCGACGCAATGCGGCGTCTGTCACGATGGATGATTTTGTCTCAGCGATTGAACGCACCATCGCGGGTTTGGAAAAGAAAAACCGGCTCATTCATCCCCACGAGAAGCTGGTGGTGGCGCATCATGAAATGGGGCATGCCCTTGTCGGGATGGCGCTCAACCCAGAGCAACCGATTCAAAAAGTGTCCATTATCCCACGAGGTATTGGGGCTTTAGGGTATACGATTCAACGCCCCTCAGAAGACCGTTTTTTAATGAGTCAGAACGACCTGCAAAACCGCATCGCTATGTTATTGGGTGGCCGCGCGGCCGAGCAATTGATTTTTCAGGAGGTTACCACGGGAGCCTCGGACGATTTGGCGAAAGCCACCGACATTGCCAAAGCCATGGTCACGCAGTATGGCATGTCAGGCGATATTGGCATGCTCTCGCTTGAGCAACGCAATCCCAACTTTCTACAACAAGGCAGTATGCAGGCCGACTATGGGGTGGAAATGGCGACGCGCGTCGTCGATGGCATGAACGGGATATTAAAAGAGGCCTTTGAGCTGGCGACCGGTATCCTCACTGAGAACCAGAGCCTCTTAGAAGAGGCGGCGAAAGACCTCCTCACCAACGAAACCCTCGGAGAGTCGGAACTTAACACCTACAAAACCAAAGTACAGATGCCCGCACAATTCGAAGAAGCCGCGTTTAGTGCTTACCACCGGGAAGGTGCTTAG
- a CDS encoding cation:proton antiporter, translating into MLNLSDLLFVGLVFSIVALSPFVEKAKLPTSALVIIVGVLIGPAGFSLLAFTEGIRLFSELAIVLILFYAGLEVQWHRFVIALRPGFYVALAGIVLSALLGMAVSLSFDSNMEQALYIGAALAATSIGLSVPLLKQANLLHTRMGQILLAAAIIDDVLAMYFLSALHTSLSAQGDLGRLAVGLIIGALVLIFIALLNAVLASLLKKTFFDGRVALVTGLLFIGALASGAVTWAVDMSLAVGAFLSGAVMAWSGIGQKYRLSTHIFERLFSVATPAFFFAIGLQITAISFASNTLWVFAIAITVAAIAGKLLSAWVVPLALSARDRWVLGTALIPRGEVGLIIAGLGLKQAHLNHHAMMALVVMTVITAIVAAVFVPVCARTKWRVPVSTPNDE; encoded by the coding sequence ATGCTTAATCTTTCAGATCTGTTATTTGTGGGTCTTGTCTTTAGTATCGTAGCGTTGAGTCCATTCGTGGAGAAAGCAAAACTCCCAACATCGGCCCTGGTGATTATTGTCGGTGTGTTGATTGGGCCTGCGGGGTTCTCGCTTTTGGCGTTTACCGAAGGCATACGCCTTTTCTCTGAGTTAGCCATCGTGTTGATTTTGTTCTATGCCGGTTTGGAGGTGCAATGGCATCGCTTCGTCATTGCGTTGAGACCCGGATTTTACGTAGCGTTGGCAGGAATAGTGCTCAGTGCACTTCTGGGTATGGCGGTAAGTTTGAGCTTCGACTCGAACATGGAGCAAGCCCTTTACATTGGAGCTGCTTTGGCCGCTACCAGTATTGGGTTGAGTGTTCCCTTGCTAAAACAAGCGAACCTGCTGCATACCCGCATGGGGCAAATACTGCTTGCCGCTGCCATTATTGATGATGTGCTGGCCATGTATTTCCTCTCGGCGTTGCACACAAGTTTGAGCGCGCAAGGCGATCTTGGGCGCCTTGCGGTTGGTTTAATCATAGGGGCACTGGTGTTGATTTTCATTGCCTTGCTCAATGCGGTACTCGCTTCCTTACTGAAAAAGACGTTTTTTGATGGCAGGGTTGCCCTTGTGACTGGACTGTTGTTTATAGGCGCACTTGCGTCTGGGGCAGTGACCTGGGCCGTCGATATGTCCCTGGCCGTGGGGGCTTTTTTATCGGGTGCTGTCATGGCCTGGTCGGGTATTGGGCAAAAGTATAGGTTGTCCACTCATATTTTTGAGCGGCTTTTTAGTGTGGCCACACCGGCTTTCTTTTTCGCTATCGGTCTTCAAATTACCGCTATTTCATTTGCATCAAACACCTTGTGGGTCTTTGCGATTGCCATCACTGTGGCCGCCATTGCCGGAAAGCTGCTTTCCGCATGGGTGGTTCCTCTCGCGTTGTCAGCACGAGATCGTTGGGTACTGGGTACCGCATTAATTCCTCGTGGGGAGGTTGGCTTAATTATCGCTGGGCTCGGGCTGAAGCAAGCACACCTGAATCACCACGCCATGATGGCCTTGGTTGTGATGACGGTGATCACTGCCATTGTGGCGGCCGTTTTTGTCCCTGTGTGCGCGCGAACGAAATGGCGCGTGCCGGTGTCAACGCCGAACGATGAATAA
- the petA gene encoding ubiquinol-cytochrome c reductase iron-sulfur subunit has protein sequence MDKTIPNEKRRRFLSLATGFVAGAGVVGASVPFIGSWQPSAKAKAIGAPVQVNVDKIEPGAMVSVAWQGKPVFVLRRSVGILDILSTAEHLSQLRDPASDVNNQPEYAKNAARSIRPDILVVVGVCTHLGCVPEYRENGMINVSHSLYFCPCHGSKFDLAGRVYKSVPAPTNLIVPPHHYINDSIVEIGTDKTS, from the coding sequence GTGGATAAAACCATTCCCAATGAAAAACGACGACGTTTTTTAAGTCTTGCCACAGGCTTTGTCGCTGGCGCCGGCGTGGTCGGAGCCTCAGTTCCTTTTATCGGTTCTTGGCAGCCGAGTGCTAAAGCAAAAGCCATTGGTGCACCCGTGCAAGTCAATGTCGATAAAATTGAACCAGGGGCAATGGTGAGTGTTGCATGGCAGGGGAAACCCGTGTTCGTGTTGCGCCGGTCGGTGGGCATTCTTGACATCTTATCGACTGCTGAGCATCTGAGTCAGTTACGCGATCCCGCTTCGGATGTGAATAACCAACCTGAGTACGCCAAAAATGCGGCTCGAAGTATCCGCCCCGATATCTTGGTGGTGGTTGGGGTTTGTACGCATTTAGGCTGTGTGCCTGAGTATCGCGAAAACGGGATGATCAATGTGTCTCATAGCCTGTATTTTTGTCCGTGCCATGGTTCGAAATTTGATCTTGCGGGTCGTGTGTATAAGAGCGTTCCTGCGCCGACCAATCTCATTGTGCCACCTCATCATTATATCAACGACAGTATCGTGGAAATCGGTACCGATAAAACCAGTTAG
- a CDS encoding NAD(P)/FAD-dependent oxidoreductase produces the protein MTHRATTRIVIVGGGAGGLELATKLGHAYRKSTSASVLLLDKHPFHVWKPLFHEVASGSLDVDMDGIDFRSHAANHGFEFQLGSLTGLNRTNKIITLDAICDEDGGVLIPEREIEYDILVLAIGSITNDFGIPGVREHCLTIDDTHEAERFHKGLLNQFLKIKAQKKDAPLTITIVGAGATGVELTAELYKVADYLRVYGFQNIDRSSLRVNLVEASERILSALPHRISEMAGGVLEELGVQILVQTQVQGVGATGVFVDDGAFLPSDITVWCAGVKCQDVLDQIGGLSTTGRHQIIVRPTLQAQDDPSIYALGDCAACEQEGGQFVPPRAQSAHQMATSVAANIRRHINGKPQKAFRYRDHGSLVSFAEYSSVGVLSYMTKHRLFVEGSIAKYLYISLYRLHQIALHGYINTALTMIVGRINRKLRPRLKLH, from the coding sequence ATGACTCATCGCGCAACCACGCGGATTGTGATTGTGGGTGGAGGCGCTGGTGGCTTGGAATTGGCGACCAAGCTTGGGCACGCTTACCGAAAATCGACCTCGGCATCGGTACTGCTGTTAGACAAGCATCCCTTTCATGTCTGGAAGCCTTTGTTTCATGAGGTTGCATCGGGTTCTTTGGATGTGGATATGGATGGTATCGATTTTCGTTCACACGCAGCGAATCATGGATTTGAGTTTCAATTGGGATCGCTCACGGGACTGAATCGAACAAATAAGATCATCACGTTGGATGCTATTTGCGATGAGGACGGCGGCGTCCTGATTCCAGAACGTGAAATCGAATACGATATTTTGGTCTTGGCTATTGGCTCAATTACCAATGATTTTGGTATCCCAGGTGTGCGCGAGCACTGCTTGACCATTGATGACACCCATGAAGCCGAGCGCTTTCATAAAGGCTTACTGAATCAATTCCTTAAAATCAAAGCGCAAAAAAAAGATGCTCCACTTACCATTACGATTGTAGGGGCGGGGGCCACGGGCGTGGAACTCACCGCTGAATTATACAAAGTGGCCGATTATTTACGCGTATACGGGTTTCAAAATATCGATCGTTCCTCTTTGAGAGTTAACCTTGTTGAGGCCTCTGAACGCATCCTTAGCGCTTTGCCGCACCGAATTTCCGAAATGGCAGGGGGCGTACTTGAGGAGTTGGGTGTACAGATATTGGTGCAGACACAGGTTCAAGGTGTCGGGGCCACAGGCGTTTTTGTGGATGATGGAGCCTTCCTCCCCTCGGACATCACCGTGTGGTGTGCCGGCGTAAAGTGCCAGGATGTGTTGGACCAGATTGGTGGCCTGTCTACCACAGGACGTCATCAGATTATCGTGAGACCCACCTTACAAGCACAAGATGATCCATCGATTTATGCGTTGGGAGATTGTGCGGCCTGTGAACAAGAAGGCGGGCAGTTTGTGCCACCTCGAGCACAATCGGCACATCAAATGGCCACGTCGGTTGCCGCCAATATTCGGAGACACATCAACGGGAAGCCTCAGAAGGCGTTCCGGTATCGTGATCATGGCTCGCTCGTATCGTTTGCCGAGTATTCATCTGTGGGTGTGCTGAGTTACATGACTAAGCATCGTCTTTTTGTCGAAGGGAGTATTGCCAAATATTTGTATATCTCGCTTTATCGCCTCCACCAAATCGCACTTCACGGATATATCAATACTGCGTTGACGATGATCGTGGGCCGTATTAATCGCAAGCTACGGCCTAGGTTGAAATTACACTGA
- a CDS encoding DUF2934 domain-containing protein yields MTEAEAKTKTRKPSKSTKKKTTTAKSANTNDVPVSAHCETECLTADARQNLIEEAAYRRAEARNFDGDMALEDWLEAEAEINENFPAAAELK; encoded by the coding sequence ATGACAGAAGCAGAAGCAAAAACAAAAACACGCAAGCCAAGCAAAAGCACTAAGAAAAAAACGACCACCGCAAAAAGCGCCAATACTAATGACGTTCCGGTCAGTGCTCACTGTGAAACTGAATGTTTGACCGCCGATGCCCGACAAAACTTAATTGAAGAAGCCGCCTACCGTCGTGCCGAAGCGCGTAATTTTGATGGCGACATGGCGCTAGAAGACTGGCTAGAAGCTGAAGCTGAAATAAATGAGAACTTTCCCGCTGCTGCAGAATTAAAGTAA
- a CDS encoding 2-hydroxyacid dehydrogenase, producing MNIPIAIFNTHAFERAVFDVQNSQYGFSFHYFEACLNADTAPMANGFEVVCCFVNDRLDEACAERLADAGVKLVALRCAGFNQVDLRAMERCGIRVVRVPAYSPYAIAEHAMGLILSLNRKIHHAYWRVKQLNFALDGLVGFDLHGKTLGVVGTGKIGAAFARIAKGFGCRVLASDPHKNAELVEGKVVEYVVLDELFAQSDIVSLHIPLTPDSYHLVNARSLELMKTDALLINTSRGALVDSHALIQALKSGAIAGAGLDVYEEEAGIFFEDLSDRVLQDDTLARLMTFPNVLITAHQGFLTQQALANIASTTLANINGFLKGAPLENEVLAKHVLCRAGDATCKP from the coding sequence GTGAATATACCGATCGCCATCTTCAATACGCATGCATTCGAGCGCGCCGTATTTGACGTGCAGAATAGTCAATATGGTTTTTCCTTTCACTATTTCGAGGCGTGTTTAAATGCCGATACAGCGCCGATGGCCAACGGGTTTGAGGTTGTGTGCTGTTTTGTTAACGACCGGCTTGATGAGGCATGCGCGGAGCGTTTGGCTGATGCTGGGGTGAAACTCGTTGCGCTGCGTTGCGCGGGTTTTAATCAGGTCGATTTGCGAGCCATGGAGCGTTGCGGTATTCGGGTCGTGCGTGTGCCAGCCTATTCGCCATACGCGATCGCCGAGCATGCGATGGGTTTGATTCTTTCGCTGAATCGTAAAATACACCATGCGTATTGGCGAGTGAAACAACTGAACTTTGCACTGGATGGCTTAGTTGGTTTTGACTTACACGGCAAAACGCTGGGTGTGGTGGGGACCGGTAAAATAGGCGCGGCATTTGCGAGAATCGCGAAGGGCTTTGGTTGTCGTGTCTTGGCATCCGACCCTCACAAAAATGCTGAACTAGTCGAAGGTAAGGTCGTTGAGTATGTGGTGCTGGATGAGCTATTTGCCCAATCCGATATTGTCTCTCTCCACATTCCCTTAACGCCCGATTCTTATCACTTAGTCAATGCACGATCGCTTGAGCTGATGAAAACGGATGCTCTGCTGATTAACACCAGTCGCGGGGCACTTGTCGATAGTCACGCACTCATTCAGGCACTGAAATCCGGTGCCATTGCCGGGGCGGGCTTGGATGTCTACGAAGAAGAGGCCGGTATCTTTTTTGAAGACCTTTCTGATCGTGTTCTGCAAGACGATACGCTGGCCCGGTTAATGACATTTCCCAATGTATTGATTACCGCCCACCAAGGGTTTTTAACGCAGCAAGCGCTGGCGAATATTGCGAGCACGACCTTAGCCAACATCAACGGCTTTTTAAAAGGGGCGCCACTGGAAAATGAAGTTCTGGCTAAACATGTGCTTTGCCGTGCGGGAGATGCAACATGCAAACCCTGA
- a CDS encoding DMT family transporter codes for MMIVVLGASTVMLLWAVCYPLIVLSMPYAPLMQTAFLRALIGGLFLLLCAVVLRRPFPKSLRAWASIAAIGFTATSIGFWGMFYAGSLISPGLATVLTNTQPLIASVLAGVILKEVIHRNVLAGILLGFAGVAIIGFNGALGNNTQAIFGIAFVISAACGIAISNILLKKLAAQIDIFYAMGGQLAIGALPLWAIAPSPTVAAGLYPDTNYVAILMALAIPGTALPFLLWYWLMAKAPLNQLNIFSFLTPIFGLVLGGVYFAESLSHWQWVGVMIVIVAIVISILPKKRVKERSCPV; via the coding sequence ATGATGATTGTCGTTCTCGGGGCAAGTACCGTCATGCTGCTTTGGGCAGTGTGCTATCCATTGATTGTGTTGAGTATGCCTTATGCACCACTCATGCAAACGGCGTTTTTACGTGCTTTGATTGGTGGGCTGTTCTTGTTGTTGTGTGCTGTGGTTCTACGTCGTCCTTTTCCTAAGTCTCTGCGGGCTTGGGCTTCGATTGCGGCTATTGGTTTTACTGCCACCAGTATAGGGTTTTGGGGGATGTTCTATGCAGGCAGCCTGATCTCGCCTGGCCTGGCCACCGTCTTGACCAACACCCAGCCCTTGATTGCCAGTGTTCTGGCCGGTGTCATTCTAAAAGAAGTGATCCACCGAAATGTTCTGGCTGGCATCCTTCTCGGTTTTGCCGGTGTTGCCATTATCGGATTTAACGGTGCTCTGGGTAACAATACACAGGCCATATTTGGCATTGCTTTTGTGATCAGTGCAGCCTGTGGCATAGCAATCAGCAATATTTTGCTAAAAAAACTCGCCGCTCAGATAGATATTTTCTATGCCATGGGGGGACAGCTCGCGATCGGCGCATTGCCGCTATGGGCGATCGCACCCTCGCCAACAGTGGCCGCGGGCTTATACCCAGACACAAATTATGTTGCGATTCTGATGGCGCTCGCGATTCCAGGTACGGCACTCCCATTTTTATTGTGGTACTGGTTGATGGCTAAAGCCCCCCTCAATCAACTCAACATTTTCAGTTTTCTCACACCCATTTTTGGATTGGTTCTCGGCGGCGTTTATTTCGCGGAATCGCTGTCGCATTGGCAATGGGTGGGGGTAATGATCGTCATTGTGGCTATCGTGATCTCGATCTTGCCCAAAAAGCGTGTGAAAGAAAGATCGTGCCCGGTGTGA
- the hflK gene encoding FtsH protease activity modulator HflK has translation MPQAQQELPDINLSPKTIGFAIAAAILLYVGYSSYYTVSAESVGVLQRFGHYHKVVDPGLHFKIPFGVDTVTQVPIKRQLKEEFGFGTPGATFKDQVGSKQQWDLETTIVTGDLNTALVEWVIQFRIEEAYDFLFKVRDPGEALRDISESVMREVVGDRTVDEVLTIGRQDIETSAQVKMQEVVNLYEMGLRIDQVQLKNVNPPKPVQASFDEVNEAQQERERMINVARGEYNKAVPRARGTADQNIQSAEGYAIQRVNQAEGDAAKFNALLTEYLKAPEVTERRLYLETMAAVLPKVDQKIVLDAKASNVLPLLNLDRQSGAR, from the coding sequence ATGCCACAAGCACAACAAGAGTTACCCGATATTAACCTATCGCCAAAAACCATTGGATTCGCGATTGCCGCTGCGATCCTGCTGTATGTGGGATATAGCAGCTATTACACCGTATCAGCAGAATCCGTTGGAGTGTTACAGCGCTTTGGCCACTATCACAAAGTGGTTGATCCCGGGCTGCATTTTAAAATCCCGTTCGGGGTGGATACCGTGACGCAGGTGCCAATCAAGCGACAACTTAAAGAAGAGTTTGGTTTTGGAACGCCAGGAGCAACGTTTAAAGATCAAGTTGGATCGAAGCAACAGTGGGACTTGGAAACCACGATTGTTACGGGTGATTTAAATACGGCACTTGTCGAATGGGTGATTCAATTTCGTATTGAGGAGGCATACGATTTTTTATTTAAGGTTCGCGATCCCGGCGAGGCCTTGCGAGACATTTCCGAATCTGTGATGCGAGAGGTGGTGGGTGATCGCACCGTGGATGAAGTGTTAACCATTGGACGCCAGGATATTGAGACCAGCGCACAAGTGAAAATGCAGGAGGTCGTGAATTTGTATGAAATGGGCTTACGTATCGATCAAGTGCAGTTGAAAAATGTCAATCCACCGAAGCCCGTGCAAGCCTCTTTCGATGAGGTGAATGAAGCGCAACAAGAACGCGAGCGCATGATCAATGTGGCCCGAGGGGAATACAACAAAGCCGTGCCGAGAGCACGCGGTACCGCAGACCAAAATATACAGTCGGCAGAGGGCTACGCAATTCAGCGGGTCAATCAAGCCGAAGGGGACGCGGCAAAATTTAATGCCCTACTCACGGAATATCTTAAAGCCCCAGAAGTAACTGAGCGTCGCTTGTACCTTGAAACCATGGCGGCGGTTTTGCCGAAGGTCGATCAAAAAATCGTGCTTGATGCCAAGGCCAGTAATGTTCTTCCTCTACTGAATTTAGATCGACAATCCGGAGCCCGATAA
- the hflC gene encoding protease modulator HflC, translating to MNKILSVLALLIFPLVIVGFQSFYRVNETEQVIITQFGKPVGDIITDSGLKLKVPFIQTVNRIEKRILLWDGSANDMPTKDKLYITVDTFGRWRIKDPLQYFLRLRDERSAQSRLEDILGSETRNAVAKHELIEIIRTTKGRQPAVDPLLEGADISTLLPITRGRRQVEEDIYAAASSKLSEFGIELLDIRFKRINYNDSVRQKIYQRMISERQQIAERFRSEGAGEANKIIGNKEKDLQEIESEAYKTIQTIQGDADAKATEIYANAYNKSKASRTLYNFVKTLETYQDVVDEKTTLVLTTDSALYRILSEAEAGDVK from the coding sequence ATGAACAAGATATTGAGTGTATTAGCGCTATTAATTTTCCCCCTTGTGATAGTTGGTTTCCAATCCTTTTATCGTGTCAACGAAACAGAACAAGTCATCATTACGCAATTTGGTAAACCTGTGGGCGACATCATTACAGACTCGGGCTTGAAACTGAAAGTGCCCTTTATCCAAACGGTGAATCGAATTGAGAAACGTATTTTGTTGTGGGACGGATCCGCGAATGACATGCCGACCAAAGATAAGCTGTATATCACGGTGGATACCTTTGGTCGCTGGCGAATAAAAGATCCCTTGCAATATTTTTTACGCCTACGCGATGAACGTAGCGCTCAGTCCCGACTGGAAGATATTTTAGGCAGTGAAACCCGCAATGCTGTGGCCAAACATGAACTCATTGAAATTATACGCACGACAAAAGGCCGTCAACCGGCCGTCGATCCGTTGTTGGAAGGCGCTGACATCAGCACCTTACTTCCGATTACACGTGGTCGTCGCCAAGTAGAGGAAGATATCTATGCTGCGGCATCCAGCAAGCTTTCTGAATTTGGCATTGAGTTGTTGGATATTCGATTTAAGCGCATCAACTACAACGATAGCGTCCGTCAAAAAATCTATCAGCGTATGATCAGTGAACGTCAACAAATCGCTGAACGATTTCGATCTGAAGGAGCGGGTGAGGCCAATAAAATTATTGGTAACAAAGAAAAAGACCTGCAAGAAATCGAATCGGAAGCCTATAAAACCATTCAAACGATTCAGGGAGATGCAGATGCGAAGGCAACCGAAATTTATGCTAACGCTTACAACAAATCAAAAGCATCCCGCACACTATACAATTTCGTGAAAACCCTGGAGACCTACCAAGACGTTGTAGATGAGAAAACAACACTGGTACTGACAACAGACAGCGCCTTATATCGCATCCTCAGCGAGGCCGAGGCGGGAGACGTCAAATGA
- the glgP gene encoding alpha-glucan family phosphorylase — MLDHFTHTPRVAYLSMEIAFHEDLPTYSGGLGVLAGDSMLSAADLDLPMVGVTLVSREGYFRQHLDSDGCQTESPETWDPSQYATRLPAKTSIQLQGETVWIGAWLYELKGHMNGCIPIILLDTFVEGNSADNQALTHHLYGGDARYRLKQEALLGIGGERMLRALGFTIFRYHMNEGHSALLISELLKQYRFSSENMRNSEHSSDIPRVKRLCCFTTHTPVDAGHDRFDYAMVEAVLGEEVDLNTVKKLAGSECLNMTQLALNGSQYINGVAKKHADVSRNMFPGYRIHAITNGVHPHRWVSPSLAEVLDTYLPGWCHEPELLRNVDGIPNDTLWQAHLLAKQSLISHIHEQQKKSLQLELPILGFARRMTSYKRADLLFSDIDRLVQIAERYPFQIVLGGKAHPQDHEGKHLIQQLHIVAKTVKDVLPVVFLENYDIAQARQLIGGCDIWLNTPLRPYEASGTSGMKASINGIANLSVLDGWWIEGCVEGKTGWAIGGVSPSENGNDALSLYQKLEQQVLPMYYDRKLDWVQMMKTCIQKNGTYFNSHRMMRRYVCEAYL; from the coding sequence ATGTTAGATCATTTTACTCACACGCCACGTGTTGCCTATCTCTCAATGGAGATCGCCTTTCACGAAGACTTGCCCACCTACTCGGGGGGCTTGGGTGTGCTCGCAGGTGATTCGATGCTGTCAGCCGCGGATTTGGATTTACCGATGGTCGGCGTCACGCTGGTCAGTCGTGAGGGCTATTTTCGCCAGCACCTTGATAGTGACGGCTGTCAAACGGAGTCTCCCGAAACGTGGGATCCCTCACAGTATGCCACGCGCTTGCCCGCGAAAACCTCCATTCAACTACAGGGGGAAACCGTATGGATCGGTGCGTGGCTCTATGAATTGAAAGGGCATATGAATGGATGTATCCCGATCATTTTATTGGATACCTTTGTTGAGGGTAATTCGGCTGATAATCAGGCCTTGACACATCACCTGTATGGGGGCGATGCGCGCTACCGTTTAAAGCAGGAAGCGTTGCTCGGCATTGGTGGTGAACGAATGCTCCGTGCGCTGGGTTTTACAATCTTTCGCTATCATATGAACGAAGGCCATTCGGCCTTATTGATCTCTGAATTACTGAAACAGTATCGTTTTTCATCGGAGAATATGCGCAATAGTGAACATTCGTCCGATATTCCACGTGTAAAAAGATTGTGCTGTTTTACCACGCATACACCGGTTGATGCCGGGCACGATAGGTTTGACTACGCGATGGTCGAGGCGGTATTGGGCGAAGAAGTTGACCTCAATACTGTAAAAAAACTGGCTGGGAGCGAGTGTTTAAATATGACGCAATTGGCTTTGAATGGAAGTCAATATATCAATGGCGTCGCCAAAAAACATGCGGACGTGTCACGCAATATGTTTCCAGGCTATCGTATCCATGCAATTACCAACGGCGTGCACCCACATCGCTGGGTGAGCCCATCATTGGCGGAAGTATTGGATACCTATTTACCGGGTTGGTGCCACGAGCCTGAGCTGTTACGCAACGTTGACGGTATCCCAAATGACACGCTTTGGCAGGCGCATCTGTTAGCGAAACAATCCCTTATATCGCATATACACGAGCAACAAAAAAAATCACTTCAATTGGAATTGCCGATCTTAGGGTTTGCTCGCCGAATGACATCCTACAAACGTGCGGACTTATTATTTTCCGATATTGATCGACTGGTTCAGATTGCTGAGCGATATCCTTTTCAGATTGTCCTGGGAGGGAAAGCCCACCCACAGGATCATGAAGGAAAACATTTGATTCAACAATTACATATTGTTGCAAAGACCGTGAAAGATGTGCTCCCTGTTGTGTTTCTCGAAAATTACGATATCGCTCAAGCCAGGCAATTGATCGGTGGTTGCGATATTTGGTTGAACACACCACTGCGGCCTTATGAAGCGTCCGGCACGAGCGGGATGAAAGCGTCGATTAATGGTATAGCCAATTTGAGCGTGCTCGATGGGTGGTGGATAGAAGGCTGTGTTGAGGGGAAAACCGGGTGGGCCATCGGTGGTGTTTCCCCGTCAGAAAATGGCAATGATGCATTGAGCCTATATCAAAAGCTAGAGCAGCAAGTATTGCCAATGTATTACGACCGTAAGCTTGACTGGGTCCAAATGATGAAAACCTGCATCCAGAAAAACGGTACCTATTTTAATAGTCATCGCATGATGCGTCGTTATGTCTGTGAGGCCTATTTGTAG